GGATCAGAAATTACTGCTTCCGCTACACTTTCTCTTTGCTCGCGCCATGCCACCTGGTACAAATGAACCACCGGCTGGGATGATGGAAGTTGCTGCGTGAAACCAAGCGACTTAAACAAATTCGAAAAAAGAAGCATCAAGGcgctcagttttttttttagcgaaatcAAGGCGCTCAGGTGGTGACAACTGACAACTGACAACgaaaaaggaagaggaaaagaaaaacaggccAGAAAAGAGAAAACGGGCCAGAGCCCAAACCCGAAAAATTACACagctcggcccattaaggaaGGAGCATAACCCacgcaacaaaaaaaatgattaagAGCAAAGACAACATGATTCgtgcaaaaacaaaatatcgGCGGACAAAAAACTGACCGAGAGCTAATTAAAAATATGCTAGCTGAAATTCAGCAAACGTGTTTTTCTATTACTCATCATCATGTTTGTTTCGGGATCTTTTATCTTTAAGCTGAATCTTTTGGTTCGTTAATCAATATCTACAGCGAATCAGTTTAAATGGAGTATTATTTTGTATTTCCGATAGAACCGTATATATAAACTTGCCCTGCCGCCAGCCCTAGGTCACATACTCAAGCCGGCGTGCGTTACGTCAACGgcagaagcggcggcggcgtcatgGACCGTCCCGATCCTGCGGAAGAAGCGAGTCACCGGGAGTTGATGGCCGGCCTGGGCCTGTACGATGCCGACTGGGCGCTTGCCAAGTCGGTGGAGCTGTCCGACGTCCAGGCCGGGCAGaaccggctgctgctgctcaggcAGCCGGTGCGTGCAGGCTCCATCCCCAGGCTCTTCCCGGAGGTGGAGCAGCTCGACGACACCGGGAAGAAGAACGCCCAGAACACGGTGAGAGTCACGCTCCTCTACGCGGGTGGCGTCGAGAAGGAGGgcggcctcgtcttcctcaACTCCAACCAGGCGTACCGGATCAACGGGCCCGGGTGGAGGCAGTTTGTGGCCGAGAGCGGGATCTCGAGAAGGGATCGCCTCGATCTCTACACGTGCCGGCGTGGCGACGACGGCCAACGCTGCATCTTCGTCTTCAAGAGCTAGCGAGGGCACGAGACGGTTGCGGATTGTTAGCAATAGGTAGCTGTAGCCTTGGTTAGTTTCATATTtcttccgtctcatattaagtgactttttattacatgtatctaaacatttttttaacatagatacatccatgtttaGGCAAACTTGAGTCAACATGATATGGGAGGAGTAGCTGTTTTAATTGATTCGGTCACGAGTTTGTTAGGGATTGGTTCGCTCGATCGATCTATTCTTTCAGTTGCGGACAAGCTGCAGGCTTCTCCTGTGctgtgccgtgccgtgccgtgcatGTAGCGCTACCGGCGGGGCTTGCTCCCGGTCGGGGAGTGACCCACGGAGCAACGTTCTTCCGTTGGAGAATAAAAGTTACGGGTAcagttgtttttgttttcctaaATCCTCAAAAactttttgcttttgttttactGATTGAAATTTTCTGATCAGCTTGAAACACGGACGTGTGTGAAGATTGATCTAGTAGCTAGGAATACTGATTAGTTTTTCTGCATACATCAAATACAAAGTTAAAAAGTTAGAACAttttaattttcaaatttgcaaaCCTATTAGTTCGTGGACCATGCGCGCGCCGTGACTAACATCTTTAGGTCTCTCCCAATGCATGATTTTAAGGGGCTATTTCTTACTCACTTCGTTCCTTTAAACTAGGTGCATAATTTTGTTTGCTAAGATCGCccaaggagaagaagaccTCTAATTAATCTTCTCGCTGCTTGTGCATTGCTTCTGCCTCTTTGACTACAAGCAGTGTAAATTCCTTAATTAATATGGTGTTGCGCATGCTCATTGTCTGGTAGCATGCAGGTAAAGAaatttctggaaaaaaaagttacacGCCCTGTTTACtggaacagaggaagtagtTCACAATAAACGCTAAAAGACAATTTGTTGTCTCGATTTTAAGAGTTGTGTCTAGTGGACTTTCGGTTAATTAGATTTGGGATTAACATTTGCACCTCAATATCGTGGCATATTTGTGGTACAACCAACCTATAAAACAGTTCATTCGTACAATTTGTAGTCATCCGGTTCAGTTTTATCAAATCATATATCCATTCACACATGAGCATTTACATTCCTGCATACATGTACATTAATTCACACATATGCATCCATCCGCATGCACTTGTCTGTGCAAGTGTGCACGCACCCATTCGCACTCCTCTGTGTGTGTTGCATGCTTCACTTCGTAAGG
This is a stretch of genomic DNA from Brachypodium distachyon strain Bd21 chromosome 1, Brachypodium_distachyon_v3.0, whole genome shotgun sequence. It encodes these proteins:
- the LOC100838238 gene encoding uncharacterized protein LOC100838238 codes for the protein MDRPDPAEEASHRELMAGLGLYDADWALAKSVELSDVQAGQNRLLLLRQPVRAGSIPRLFPEVEQLDDTGKKNAQNTVRVTLLYAGGVEKEGGLVFLNSNQAYRINGPGWRQFVAESGISRRDRLDLYTCRRGDDGQRCIFVFKS